Proteins encoded together in one Polaribacter reichenbachii window:
- a CDS encoding ATP-dependent DNA helicase RecQ, whose translation MDLHSPLKKFFGFNKFKGLQEEVIKSIVSNHNTFVIMPTGGGKSLCYQLPALMAEGTAIVVSPLIALMKNQVDAIRGISEHNGVAHVLNSSLNKTEVAQVKDDIANGITKLLYVAPESLIKEEYVTFLRTQKISFVAIDEAHCISEWGHDFRPEYRNLKHIIKAIDSVPVICLTATATEKVQEDILKTLGITDANRFKASFNRANLFYEVRPKTKEVEKDIIRFVKQREGKSGIIYCLSRKKVEEVAQVLQVNGINAVPYHAGLDAKTRVKHQDMFLMEDCDVVVATIAFGMGIDKPDVRFVIHHDIPKSLESYYQETGRAGRDDGEGYCLAFYAYKDIEKLEKFMSSKPVAEQEIGHALLQEVVGYAETSMNRRKYLLHYFGEEFDEVNGEGADMDDNSRNPKKKHEAKEDVVIILKVVKETLQKYKAKEVVNTIVGKENALLTSHKTHLQPFFGVGKDKTASYWMALIRQILVVNFIKKEIEQYGVIKLTEDGKNYLKKPTSFMMTEDHSYHEGDDNSIITNSKSSGGVSDDKLVKLLKDLRKRVAVKQGVPPFAVFQDPSIDDMALKYPITLDELSKVHGVGEGKARKFGKDFVKIIATYVEENDVLRPDDLIVKSTGVNSGLKLFIIQNTDKKLPLEDIAKSKGLEMSDLIKEMERIIFAGTKININYALDDLLDEDQQEEIHDYFMEAETDRIQDALDEFDGDYDDEELRLMRIKFINEVGN comes from the coding sequence ATGGATTTACATAGTCCTCTTAAAAAATTCTTTGGTTTTAATAAATTTAAAGGATTACAAGAAGAAGTAATAAAGAGTATTGTTAGCAATCATAATACTTTTGTAATAATGCCAACAGGAGGAGGAAAGTCTCTTTGTTATCAACTGCCAGCTTTAATGGCAGAAGGTACTGCAATAGTGGTTTCACCTTTAATCGCTTTGATGAAAAATCAAGTAGATGCTATAAGAGGTATTTCTGAACATAATGGAGTAGCACATGTGTTAAATTCATCATTAAATAAAACAGAAGTAGCTCAGGTTAAAGATGATATTGCAAACGGAATTACTAAACTATTATATGTTGCACCAGAATCTTTAATAAAAGAAGAATATGTTACTTTTTTAAGAACTCAAAAAATTTCTTTTGTAGCTATTGATGAAGCACATTGTATTTCTGAATGGGGTCATGATTTTAGACCAGAATACAGAAATTTAAAGCATATTATTAAAGCTATTGATAGTGTACCCGTAATTTGTTTAACAGCAACAGCAACAGAAAAGGTACAAGAAGATATTTTAAAAACGCTTGGTATAACAGATGCAAATCGTTTTAAAGCCTCTTTTAATAGGGCTAATTTATTTTACGAAGTTAGACCTAAAACTAAAGAGGTTGAAAAAGATATTATTCGTTTTGTAAAACAAAGAGAAGGCAAATCTGGAATTATTTACTGTTTAAGCAGAAAAAAAGTTGAAGAAGTTGCCCAAGTTTTGCAAGTTAACGGCATAAATGCAGTGCCATATCATGCTGGTTTAGATGCCAAAACAAGAGTGAAACATCAAGACATGTTCTTAATGGAAGATTGTGATGTTGTTGTGGCAACAATTGCTTTTGGTATGGGAATAGACAAACCAGATGTACGTTTTGTAATTCATCATGATATACCTAAAAGTTTAGAAAGTTATTATCAAGAAACAGGTAGAGCAGGTAGAGATGATGGAGAAGGATATTGTTTGGCTTTTTATGCCTATAAAGATATTGAAAAGTTAGAGAAATTTATGTCTAGCAAGCCAGTAGCAGAACAAGAAATTGGTCATGCATTATTGCAAGAAGTGGTTGGTTATGCAGAAACATCTATGAATAGACGTAAATATCTGTTACATTATTTTGGTGAGGAATTTGATGAAGTGAATGGGGAAGGTGCAGATATGGATGACAATTCTAGAAACCCTAAGAAAAAACACGAAGCAAAAGAAGATGTTGTTATAATTTTAAAAGTTGTAAAAGAAACATTACAAAAATATAAAGCTAAAGAAGTTGTTAATACCATTGTTGGTAAAGAAAATGCTTTATTAACATCGCATAAAACACATTTACAACCATTTTTTGGTGTTGGTAAAGATAAAACGGCATCTTATTGGATGGCTTTAATTCGCCAGATATTGGTAGTTAATTTCATTAAGAAAGAAATTGAACAATATGGCGTTATAAAATTAACTGAAGATGGTAAAAATTATTTAAAGAAACCAACTTCTTTTATGATGACAGAAGATCATTCTTATCATGAGGGTGATGATAATTCTATTATTACAAACTCAAAATCTTCAGGTGGAGTTTCTGATGATAAATTAGTAAAACTACTTAAGGATTTAAGAAAAAGAGTTGCTGTAAAACAAGGTGTACCACCTTTTGCTGTTTTTCAAGATCCGTCTATAGATGATATGGCTTTAAAATACCCAATTACTTTAGACGAATTATCTAAAGTGCATGGAGTAGGAGAAGGGAAAGCTAGAAAATTTGGTAAAGACTTTGTAAAAATTATAGCTACTTATGTAGAAGAGAATGATGTTTTAAGACCAGATGATTTAATTGTAAAAAGTACAGGTGTAAATTCTGGTTTAAAGTTATTTATTATTCAGAATACTGATAAAAAATTACCTTTAGAAGATATTGCTAAATCTAAGGGTTTAGAGATGAGTGACTTGATTAAGGAAATGGAAAGAATTATTTTTGCTGGTACAAAAATAAATATCAATTACGCTTTAGATGATTTGTTAGATGAAGATCAGCAAGAAGAAATTCACGATTATTTTATGGAAGCCGAAACTGATCGAATTCAAGATGCTTTAGATGAGTTTGATGGTGATTATGATGATGAGGAATTGCGTTTAATGCGAATTAAATTTATTAATGAAGTAGGAAATTAA
- a CDS encoding response regulator, translated as MITIIMAEDHQMLIDGVKSFFEYDDEINIIGAVNNGDELVKLVTLKQPKLVITDIRMPIMDGIQATRIIKKNMPHINVLAMTMFDQPDAIKQMLDAGATGYILKNSGIKMLSKAIVTVASGETFFDPNVAFNFMNNYIDDNVTIGKSNKVILSNREKEILSLIANGNTSREISEKLFIAKTTVDTHRKNMIRKLDLASGNELVKYAIDKKYQF; from the coding sequence ATGATAACAATTATAATGGCAGAAGATCATCAAATGTTAATAGACGGAGTTAAATCTTTCTTTGAATATGATGATGAAATAAACATTATTGGTGCTGTTAATAATGGAGATGAATTGGTAAAATTAGTTACATTAAAACAACCTAAATTAGTTATCACAGATATTAGAATGCCAATTATGGATGGTATTCAAGCTACTAGAATCATCAAAAAAAATATGCCACATATAAATGTTTTGGCAATGACAATGTTCGATCAACCAGATGCCATTAAACAAATGCTAGATGCTGGTGCAACTGGTTACATTTTAAAAAACTCCGGAATTAAAATGTTATCAAAAGCAATTGTTACAGTAGCCTCTGGAGAAACTTTTTTCGATCCAAATGTAGCCTTCAATTTTATGAATAATTATATCGATGATAATGTTACCATTGGTAAATCGAATAAAGTTATTTTATCAAACAGAGAAAAAGAAATTTTAAGTTTAATTGCCAATGGAAATACTTCTAGAGAAATTTCAGAAAAATTATTTATAGCGAAAACAACTGTAGACACCCACAGAAAAAACATGATTCGTAAATTAGATTTAGCGTCTGGTAACGAATTAGTTAAATATGCAATTGATAAAAAATATCAGTTTTAA